One stretch of Clavibacter michiganensis DNA includes these proteins:
- the ileS gene encoding isoleucine--tRNA ligase: MTYPRPVPDDPSAPDQVAASPRFPDVEKGILAFWKRDDTFRASVERREGCDEWVFYDGPPFANGLPHYGHLLTGYAKDAFPRFQTMRGKQVHRRFGWDTHGLPAELEAMRQLGITEKSEIEEMGVEEFNAVARRSVLEYTGEWEDYVTRSARWVDFEDDYKTLDLDFMESVIWAFKQLHTKGLAYEGFRVLPYCWHDQTPLSNHELRMDDDVYRMRQDQSVTVTFPLVGAKAESLGLTAVRALAWTTTPWTLPTNMALAVGPDIVYAVVPAGPAGTPDAEAPDALPRESSVQLAAEVFGSEYLIAQDLVGNYAKDLGYASADEARAAVSRTVLGRQLEGVAYDRLWDFYADTEAFGTENAWQVLVADYVTTTDGTGIVHQAPAYGEEDQQVCAAAGIPVILSLDEGGRFVDTVPDVAGELWSDAGKTLTRMLKAQGRLIRQASYEHSYPHCWRCKNPLIYKAVSSWFVRVTDFRDDMVRLNQDIEWTPENVKDGQFGKWIGNARDWSISRNRFWGSPIPVWKSDDPAYPRIDVYGSLDELEADFGVRPTDLHRPFIDRLTRPNPDDPTGKSTMRRIEDVLDVWFDSGSMPFAQVHYPFENREWFDAHSPADFIVEYIGQTRGWFYTLHALSTALFDRPAFSSVVSHGIVLGNDGQKMSKSLRNYPDVNEVFDRDGSDAMRWFLLASPVLRGGNLVVTEEGIREGVRQVLLPLWSTWYFFSLYANSAQPDGYEATRDTTSDDVLDRYILARTRRLVTEVTEHMTALDSTLAAASLRDFADVLTNWYVRRSRDRFWAGTEAGDTRAFDTLHTVLETVTRVAAPLLPLVSERIWKDLTGGRSVHLEDWPEPDDLPADDRLVEVMDRVRQVASTALSLRKQSGLRVRQPLARLTVVSDDADGLARFEDILRDELNVKAVSVEELTPTSAADAGITRRLTVNARVAGPRLGKGVQQVIQAARQGDWTEADGEVVAGGTPLVAGEYELVLEVAGDRADQALALLPGGGFLLLDTALTPELEAEGLARDVVRNVQDARKGAGLDVSDRISLVIRLDAAGAEQAERFRDLIARETLAVALRIDADAPADPDPGITVGGGSPLYIEVERA, from the coding sequence ATGACCTACCCCCGTCCCGTCCCCGACGACCCGAGCGCCCCCGACCAGGTCGCCGCGAGCCCGCGCTTCCCGGATGTCGAGAAGGGCATCCTCGCGTTCTGGAAGCGCGACGACACCTTCCGCGCCTCCGTCGAGCGTCGCGAGGGGTGCGACGAGTGGGTCTTCTACGACGGCCCGCCCTTCGCCAACGGCCTCCCGCACTACGGGCACCTCCTCACGGGCTACGCCAAGGACGCCTTCCCGCGCTTCCAGACCATGCGCGGCAAGCAGGTCCACCGCCGCTTCGGCTGGGACACGCACGGCCTCCCCGCCGAGCTCGAGGCGATGCGCCAGCTCGGGATCACGGAGAAGAGCGAGATCGAGGAGATGGGCGTCGAGGAGTTCAACGCCGTCGCCCGCCGCTCCGTGCTCGAGTACACGGGCGAGTGGGAGGACTACGTCACGCGCTCGGCCCGCTGGGTCGACTTCGAGGACGACTACAAGACGCTCGACCTCGACTTCATGGAGTCGGTCATCTGGGCCTTCAAGCAGCTGCACACCAAGGGCCTCGCCTACGAGGGCTTCCGCGTGCTGCCGTACTGCTGGCACGACCAGACGCCGCTGAGCAACCACGAGCTGCGGATGGACGACGACGTCTACCGCATGCGCCAGGACCAGTCGGTCACCGTCACGTTCCCGCTCGTCGGCGCGAAGGCCGAGTCGCTCGGCCTCACCGCCGTGCGCGCGCTCGCCTGGACGACCACGCCCTGGACCCTCCCGACCAACATGGCGCTCGCGGTCGGGCCGGACATCGTCTACGCCGTCGTGCCCGCCGGTCCCGCCGGCACGCCCGATGCCGAGGCGCCCGACGCGCTGCCCCGGGAGTCCTCCGTGCAGCTCGCGGCCGAGGTGTTCGGATCCGAGTACCTCATCGCCCAGGACCTCGTCGGCAACTACGCCAAGGACCTCGGCTACGCGTCCGCCGACGAGGCCCGCGCCGCCGTCTCCCGCACCGTGCTCGGCCGCCAGCTCGAGGGCGTCGCCTACGACCGGCTCTGGGACTTCTACGCCGACACGGAGGCGTTCGGCACCGAGAACGCGTGGCAGGTGCTCGTCGCCGACTACGTCACGACCACCGACGGCACCGGCATCGTCCACCAGGCCCCGGCCTACGGCGAGGAGGACCAGCAGGTCTGCGCCGCCGCCGGGATCCCCGTGATCCTCTCGCTCGACGAGGGCGGCCGCTTCGTCGACACCGTGCCCGACGTCGCGGGCGAGCTGTGGTCCGACGCCGGGAAGACGCTCACGCGCATGCTCAAGGCGCAGGGCCGCCTCATCCGCCAGGCGAGCTACGAGCACTCCTACCCGCACTGCTGGCGCTGCAAGAACCCGCTCATCTACAAGGCCGTCTCCAGCTGGTTCGTGCGCGTCACCGACTTCCGCGACGACATGGTGCGCCTCAACCAGGACATCGAGTGGACGCCCGAGAACGTCAAGGACGGCCAGTTCGGCAAGTGGATCGGCAACGCCCGCGACTGGTCCATCAGCCGCAACCGGTTCTGGGGCAGCCCCATCCCGGTGTGGAAGAGCGACGACCCGGCCTACCCGCGCATCGACGTCTACGGCAGCCTCGACGAGCTCGAGGCCGACTTCGGCGTGCGCCCGACCGACCTGCACCGCCCGTTCATCGACCGGCTCACGCGCCCGAACCCCGACGACCCGACGGGGAAGAGCACCATGCGCCGCATCGAGGACGTGCTCGACGTCTGGTTCGACTCGGGGTCCATGCCGTTCGCGCAGGTGCACTACCCGTTCGAGAACCGCGAGTGGTTCGACGCGCACAGCCCGGCCGACTTCATCGTCGAGTACATCGGCCAGACCCGCGGGTGGTTCTACACGCTGCACGCGCTGTCGACGGCGCTGTTCGACCGGCCCGCGTTCTCGAGCGTCGTCAGCCACGGCATCGTCCTCGGCAACGACGGCCAGAAGATGTCCAAGTCGCTCCGCAACTACCCGGACGTCAACGAGGTGTTCGACCGCGACGGATCCGACGCCATGCGCTGGTTCCTCCTCGCGAGCCCCGTGCTCCGCGGCGGCAACCTCGTGGTCACCGAGGAGGGCATCCGCGAGGGCGTCCGCCAGGTGCTGCTGCCGCTCTGGAGCACCTGGTACTTCTTCTCGCTCTACGCCAACTCCGCGCAGCCCGACGGCTACGAGGCGACGCGGGACACGACGAGCGACGACGTGCTGGACCGCTACATCCTGGCCCGCACGCGCCGCCTGGTCACCGAGGTCACCGAGCACATGACCGCGCTCGACTCGACGCTGGCCGCCGCCTCCCTCCGCGACTTCGCCGACGTGCTCACCAACTGGTACGTGCGCCGCAGCCGCGACCGCTTCTGGGCGGGCACGGAGGCCGGCGACACGCGCGCCTTCGACACCCTCCACACGGTCCTCGAGACCGTGACCCGTGTCGCCGCGCCGCTCCTCCCGCTCGTGTCCGAGCGCATCTGGAAGGACCTCACCGGCGGGCGCAGCGTCCACCTGGAGGACTGGCCGGAGCCCGACGACCTGCCCGCGGACGACCGCCTCGTCGAGGTGATGGACCGGGTCCGCCAGGTCGCCTCGACCGCGCTCTCGCTCCGCAAGCAGTCCGGCCTCCGCGTGCGCCAGCCGCTCGCGCGCCTGACGGTCGTGAGCGACGACGCCGACGGGCTCGCCCGCTTCGAGGACATCCTGCGCGACGAGCTCAACGTCAAGGCCGTCTCCGTCGAGGAGCTGACCCCCACGAGCGCGGCCGACGCGGGCATCACGCGCCGCCTCACCGTCAACGCGCGCGTCGCCGGGCCCCGCCTCGGCAAGGGCGTGCAGCAGGTGATCCAGGCCGCCCGCCAGGGCGACTGGACGGAAGCCGACGGCGAGGTCGTCGCGGGCGGCACGCCGCTCGTGGCCGGCGAGTACGAGCTGGTGCTGGAGGTGGCGGGCGACCGCGCCGACCAGGCGCTCGCGCTCCTGCCGGGCGGCGGGTTCCTGCTGCTCGACACCGCGCTCACCCCCGAGCTCGAGGCCGAGGGCCTCGCGCGCGACGTGGTGCGGAACGTGCAGGACGCCCGGAAGGGCGCGGGGCTCGACGTGAGCGACCGCATCTCCCTCGTGATCCGGCTGGACGCGGCGGGCGCGGAGCAGGCCGAGCGGTTCCGCGACCTCATCGCGCGTGAGACCCTGGCGGTGGCGCTGCGGATCGACGCGGACGCCCCGGCGGATCCGGATCCCGGCATCACCGTCGGCGGCGGATCGCCCCTGTACATCGAGGTGGAGCGAGCATGA
- a CDS encoding bifunctional folylpolyglutamate synthase/dihydrofolate synthase — MSDQRGGQPFDDDEPRRDDDFEPETDEGVDAAARALDPDVDGLSDDQLFADDAAELRREAEQSIVAGREVDDENYFEREGDAVYQALLARMGEQAPQPRLSATRRVVELLGDPQRAYPIVHVTGTNGKTSTSRMTESILRAAGLRTGLFTSPHLVRFNERIVVDGLPISDEALSRNWADVEPFIVLVDRELVAAGEEPVTFFEALTVLAFASFADAPVDVAVIEVGMGGEWDSTNVGDGQVAVFTPVSLDHTQRLGSTVAEIARTKSGIVKPTADVVSSAQLPEVVAELTRAAELTESTWSIEGERFRLLDTTLAVGGQVISVQGLAGTYRDVFLPMFGAHQAQNAAVAIAAVESFLGGGDHAIHDDVLAEGLATATSPGRLQVVGTEPTVLVDAAHNPAGAASLAAALPVYFTFDRVTAVIGVLADKDAEGIVRELAPVVDHFIVTRSTSERSVDPDELARIVVGVVGRDRVTVEPDLRTALEDARDSAGETEKGAALVTGSILLVGEAIAHAADEGWKTA; from the coding sequence ATGAGCGACCAGCGGGGCGGACAGCCCTTCGACGACGACGAGCCCCGGCGCGACGACGACTTCGAGCCGGAGACGGACGAGGGCGTCGACGCCGCGGCCCGCGCGCTCGACCCCGACGTCGACGGCCTGAGCGACGACCAGCTCTTCGCCGACGACGCCGCCGAGCTCCGCCGCGAGGCCGAGCAGTCGATCGTCGCCGGCCGCGAGGTCGACGACGAGAACTACTTCGAGCGCGAGGGCGACGCCGTCTACCAGGCGCTCCTCGCGCGGATGGGGGAGCAGGCGCCCCAGCCGCGGCTCTCCGCCACCCGCCGCGTGGTCGAGCTCCTCGGCGACCCGCAGCGCGCGTACCCGATCGTGCACGTCACCGGCACCAACGGGAAGACCTCGACGAGCCGGATGACCGAGAGCATCCTGCGCGCCGCGGGGCTCCGCACCGGCCTCTTCACGAGCCCGCACCTCGTGCGCTTCAACGAGCGCATCGTGGTCGACGGCCTGCCGATCAGCGACGAGGCGCTCAGCCGCAACTGGGCCGACGTCGAGCCGTTCATCGTCCTGGTCGACCGGGAGCTCGTCGCCGCGGGCGAGGAGCCGGTCACGTTCTTCGAGGCCCTCACGGTGCTCGCGTTCGCCTCCTTCGCGGATGCGCCCGTCGACGTCGCCGTGATCGAGGTCGGCATGGGCGGCGAGTGGGACAGCACCAACGTCGGCGACGGCCAGGTCGCCGTCTTCACGCCCGTCTCGCTCGACCACACGCAGCGGCTGGGGTCCACCGTCGCGGAGATCGCGCGCACCAAGTCCGGCATCGTGAAGCCCACCGCGGACGTCGTCTCGAGCGCGCAGCTCCCCGAGGTCGTGGCCGAGCTCACCCGCGCGGCCGAGCTCACGGAGTCCACCTGGTCGATCGAGGGCGAGCGGTTCCGCCTCCTCGACACGACCCTCGCGGTGGGCGGCCAGGTGATCAGCGTGCAGGGCCTCGCGGGCACCTACCGGGACGTGTTCCTGCCGATGTTCGGCGCGCACCAGGCGCAGAACGCCGCGGTGGCCATCGCCGCGGTCGAGTCGTTCCTCGGCGGCGGCGACCACGCCATCCACGACGACGTGCTCGCGGAGGGCCTCGCCACCGCGACGAGCCCGGGCCGCCTGCAGGTCGTCGGCACCGAGCCGACCGTGCTGGTGGACGCCGCGCACAACCCCGCCGGTGCCGCATCGCTCGCGGCCGCGCTGCCCGTCTACTTCACGTTCGACCGCGTCACGGCCGTCATCGGCGTGCTCGCGGACAAGGACGCGGAGGGCATCGTGCGCGAGCTCGCGCCCGTCGTCGACCACTTCATCGTCACCAGGTCCACGTCCGAGCGCTCGGTGGATCCCGACGAGCTGGCCCGCATCGTCGTCGGCGTCGTCGGCCGCGACCGCGTCACCGTGGAGCCCGACCTCCGCACCGCCCTCGAGGACGCGCGCGACTCCGCCGGCGAGACCGAGAAGGGCGCGGCGCTCGTCACCGGCTCGATCCTCCTCGTCGGCGAGGCCATCGCCCACGCCGCCGACGAGGGCTGGAAGACCGCGTGA
- a CDS encoding DUF4233 domain-containing protein — translation MSADGRPARTRRPRPPRTTVEILGSIVMGFQVIVVFLASLVAFGLEALPALPALGGGALLVIAMLAVVGTLRTPLGIRAGWVVQVLVVLTGFVLPAMFAVGGFFLLLWIYAMVQGDRIDREKAAARGAWEQAMLDEQAAPGHDRPTDHRPTTEPPAPTP, via the coding sequence GTGAGCGCCGACGGCCGCCCGGCCCGCACGCGACGGCCGCGCCCGCCCCGCACGACGGTCGAGATCCTCGGATCCATCGTCATGGGCTTCCAGGTCATCGTCGTGTTCCTGGCCAGCCTGGTCGCCTTCGGGCTCGAGGCGCTGCCGGCGCTCCCCGCGCTCGGCGGCGGCGCGCTGCTCGTGATCGCCATGCTCGCGGTCGTCGGCACCCTGCGCACCCCGCTCGGCATCCGCGCCGGCTGGGTCGTGCAGGTGCTCGTCGTCCTCACCGGCTTCGTGCTCCCCGCCATGTTCGCGGTCGGCGGCTTCTTCCTGCTGCTCTGGATCTACGCCATGGTGCAGGGCGACCGCATCGACCGCGAGAAGGCGGCCGCGCGGGGCGCGTGGGAGCAGGCCATGCTCGACGAGCAGGCCGCGCCGGGCCACGACCGCCCCACCGACCACCGACCGACCACCGAGCCGCCGGCTCCCACCCCGTAG
- the ndk gene encoding nucleoside-diphosphate kinase yields the protein MSAPVQETLVLVKPDGVARGLTGEILRRIEAKGYQIVDLRMVQAERALLEQHYEEHQGKPFYEPLVEFMESGPIVAVRVAGNRVIEGFRSLAGTTDPTGAAPGTIRGDLGRDWGLAVAQNLVHGSDSPESAARELALWF from the coding sequence ATGTCCGCTCCCGTCCAGGAGACCCTCGTCCTCGTCAAGCCCGACGGCGTCGCCCGCGGCCTCACCGGCGAGATCCTCCGCCGCATCGAGGCCAAGGGGTACCAGATCGTCGACCTCCGCATGGTGCAGGCCGAGCGCGCCCTGCTCGAGCAGCACTACGAGGAGCACCAGGGCAAGCCGTTCTACGAGCCGCTCGTCGAGTTCATGGAGTCGGGCCCGATCGTCGCGGTGCGCGTCGCCGGGAATCGCGTCATCGAGGGCTTCCGCTCGCTCGCCGGCACGACCGACCCCACGGGCGCCGCCCCCGGCACGATCCGCGGCGACCTCGGCCGCGACTGGGGCCTCGCCGTGGCGCAGAACCTCGTGCACGGCAGCGACTCGCCCGAGTCCGCCGCGCGCGAGCTCGCGCTCTGGTTCTAG
- a CDS encoding vitamin K epoxide reductase family protein gives MTATRAPAHPRSLAVLLVVTGVVGWIGAFVLVLDRLHLLENPGASLSCDVNPFISCATVIESPQGSLFGFPNPLIGVAAFVVPIVLGMGLVAGARFARWFWTLFALGTFAGWVFVTWLFTQSVFVIGALCPYCLLVWSAMIPLWWGTLSATARAGLLPLPAGIRRAADAVAPYTWAVVVLNYAIIVVAIVSTFPALIPTLLG, from the coding sequence ATGACCGCGACCCGGGCCCCCGCGCACCCCCGCTCCCTGGCCGTCCTGCTCGTCGTCACGGGCGTCGTCGGCTGGATCGGCGCATTCGTGCTCGTGCTCGACCGGCTGCACCTGCTGGAGAACCCGGGCGCGTCGCTGTCGTGCGACGTCAACCCGTTCATCTCCTGCGCCACCGTCATCGAGTCGCCGCAGGGATCGCTGTTCGGCTTCCCCAACCCGCTCATCGGAGTGGCGGCCTTCGTGGTGCCGATCGTGCTCGGCATGGGGCTCGTCGCGGGCGCCCGGTTCGCGCGCTGGTTCTGGACGCTGTTCGCGCTGGGGACGTTCGCCGGCTGGGTCTTCGTGACGTGGCTCTTCACCCAGAGCGTCTTCGTCATCGGCGCGCTCTGCCCCTACTGCCTCCTGGTGTGGAGCGCGATGATCCCGCTGTGGTGGGGCACGCTGTCGGCGACCGCACGCGCGGGGCTGCTGCCGCTGCCCGCCGGGATCCGCCGGGCCGCCGACGCGGTGGCGCCGTACACCTGGGCGGTCGTCGTGCTCAACTACGCGATCATCGTGGTCGCGATCGTCTCCACGTTCCCGGCGCTGATCCCGACGCTCCTCGGCTGA
- a CDS encoding Rne/Rng family ribonuclease, with product MVERDENTGRRRPSLFERLTGRRAETTAATGTGGTPAVPASATPEASGPPAASEAKGHTLNENDDTRSTPDETEAPVVRRSRRASTSASAPAAAQPDDASVDASASASAPAGAADAQAPGAEQPAAPAARAPRKRAPRKAAVAAEQEAAAADAPDTEAPAAEAAPAAPAVEPVAEEPAAPARPVPSLSVFFQAPDIAPLPPRRERDDRRDDARDEDDDLDRDERPSRSSRRGGRGQDRSQDRGVSRDGRGRDTRDDDHDDEDDSPSVRRRARRRSGEEGRDGDDAPGTVVKVRTPREPELITEPQRIKGSTRLEAKKQRRRDGRDAGRRRPVLTESEYLARRESVDRSMIVRSRDGKIQIGVLEDQVLVEHYVARADEASLIGNVYLGRVQNVLPSMEAAFIDIGRGRNAVLYSGEVDWDAANADKGPGNHARRIEVALKPGDRVLVQVTKDPVGHKGARLTSQVSLPGRYLVYVPNGSMNGISRKLPDTERARLKKTLKEVLPENVGVIVRTAAEGATEEQLKLDVERLTSQWAEISRQVEKAQAPALLHSEPDLLLKIIRDVFNEDFRELVIDGGDAQEIIEGYLRGVAPDLIDRVQTYSGEKDSFDHYRVSEQIEKALDRKVWLPSGGSLVIDRTEAMTVVDVNTGKFVGSGGNLEETVTKNNLEAAEEIVRQMRLRDIGGIIVVDFIDMVLESNRDLVLRRLVECLSRDRTKHQVAEVTSLGLVQMTRKKLGLGLLESFSENCETCAGRGIIIHHDPLMAHKQTPQEPVQGQGRRRGGKGQQDHGTGGGNGNGGNGGGRGNGGGQAQQQRTPAASTHSITDDARSALAKIATSTIQTVNEAIDRVEDVVRTPDESADAAPPAEAAPAEEQPRGDRPRRSRGGRGRASSATAEPATPTPVDEAPSAPAEDPTPADAPVEEPALSTLEPREAIRLEPVQILDIPVASTRTAPRRVSSADAEQLLGSVLDALPQPKEPGQGRSRSRRVSTQTLTTPAPADDAS from the coding sequence ATGGTGGAGAGAGACGAGAACACCGGCAGGAGGCGACCCAGCCTCTTCGAGCGGCTCACGGGCCGCCGCGCCGAGACGACCGCGGCGACGGGGACCGGCGGCACGCCCGCCGTCCCCGCGTCCGCGACCCCCGAGGCGAGCGGCCCGCCCGCCGCCTCCGAAGCGAAGGGCCACACCCTGAACGAGAACGACGACACCCGATCCACGCCCGACGAGACGGAGGCGCCGGTCGTCCGACGCTCCCGCCGCGCGAGCACCTCCGCATCCGCGCCCGCGGCCGCCCAGCCGGACGACGCCAGCGTCGACGCGTCCGCCTCGGCATCCGCTCCCGCTGGCGCCGCCGACGCGCAGGCCCCCGGTGCCGAGCAGCCCGCCGCGCCCGCCGCTCGTGCGCCGCGGAAGCGCGCCCCGCGCAAGGCCGCCGTCGCGGCCGAGCAGGAGGCGGCTGCGGCCGACGCACCCGACACGGAGGCGCCGGCAGCGGAGGCCGCTCCGGCCGCTCCGGCCGTCGAGCCCGTCGCCGAGGAGCCCGCCGCCCCGGCGCGCCCCGTGCCGTCGCTCTCCGTCTTCTTCCAGGCCCCGGACATCGCGCCGCTGCCTCCCCGCCGCGAGCGGGACGACCGTCGCGACGACGCCCGCGACGAGGACGACGACCTCGACCGCGACGAGCGCCCCTCGCGCTCCTCGCGCCGCGGCGGCCGAGGGCAGGACCGCAGCCAGGACCGCGGCGTCAGCCGTGACGGTCGCGGCCGCGACACCCGCGACGACGACCACGACGACGAGGACGACTCCCCGTCGGTCCGCCGCCGCGCGCGCCGTCGCTCCGGCGAGGAAGGCCGCGACGGCGACGACGCGCCCGGCACGGTCGTCAAGGTCCGCACGCCGCGCGAGCCGGAGCTCATCACCGAGCCGCAGCGCATCAAGGGATCCACGCGCCTCGAGGCCAAGAAGCAGCGCCGCCGCGACGGCCGCGACGCCGGACGCCGCCGCCCGGTCCTCACCGAGTCCGAGTACCTGGCGCGCCGCGAGTCCGTCGACCGCAGCATGATCGTCCGCTCGCGCGACGGCAAGATCCAGATCGGCGTGCTCGAGGACCAGGTGCTCGTCGAGCACTACGTCGCCCGCGCCGACGAGGCGTCGCTCATCGGCAACGTGTACCTCGGCCGCGTCCAGAACGTGCTGCCCAGCATGGAGGCCGCCTTCATCGACATCGGCCGCGGCCGCAACGCCGTGCTCTACTCCGGCGAGGTCGACTGGGACGCCGCCAACGCCGACAAGGGGCCGGGCAACCACGCGCGCCGCATCGAGGTGGCGCTGAAGCCCGGCGACCGCGTGCTCGTCCAGGTCACCAAGGACCCGGTCGGCCACAAGGGCGCCCGCCTCACGAGCCAGGTGAGCCTCCCCGGCCGCTACCTCGTGTACGTGCCCAACGGATCGATGAACGGCATCAGCCGCAAGCTGCCCGACACCGAGCGAGCCCGCCTCAAGAAGACCCTCAAGGAGGTGCTGCCCGAGAACGTGGGCGTGATCGTCCGCACCGCAGCCGAGGGCGCGACCGAGGAGCAGCTGAAGCTCGACGTCGAGCGCCTCACGTCGCAGTGGGCCGAGATCAGCCGCCAGGTCGAGAAGGCGCAGGCGCCCGCGCTCCTGCACTCCGAGCCGGACCTGCTGCTGAAGATCATCCGCGACGTCTTCAACGAGGACTTCCGCGAGCTCGTGATCGACGGCGGCGACGCCCAGGAGATCATCGAGGGCTACCTGCGCGGCGTGGCGCCGGACCTCATCGACCGGGTGCAGACGTACTCGGGCGAGAAGGACTCCTTCGACCACTACCGCGTCAGCGAGCAGATCGAGAAGGCGCTCGACCGCAAGGTCTGGCTGCCGTCCGGCGGATCCCTCGTCATCGACCGCACCGAGGCCATGACCGTGGTCGACGTCAACACGGGGAAGTTCGTCGGATCCGGCGGCAACCTCGAGGAGACCGTCACCAAGAACAACCTCGAGGCCGCCGAGGAGATCGTCCGCCAGATGCGCCTGCGCGACATCGGCGGCATCATCGTCGTCGACTTCATCGACATGGTGCTCGAGTCCAACCGCGACCTCGTGCTCCGCCGCCTGGTGGAGTGCCTGAGCCGCGACCGGACCAAGCACCAGGTCGCCGAGGTCACCTCGCTCGGGCTCGTGCAGATGACCCGCAAGAAGCTCGGCCTCGGGCTGCTCGAGTCGTTCTCGGAGAACTGCGAGACGTGCGCCGGGCGGGGGATCATCATCCACCACGACCCGCTCATGGCCCACAAGCAGACGCCGCAGGAGCCCGTGCAGGGCCAGGGCCGCCGTCGCGGCGGCAAGGGCCAGCAGGACCACGGCACCGGCGGCGGCAACGGCAACGGGGGCAACGGCGGAGGTCGCGGCAACGGCGGCGGCCAGGCGCAGCAGCAGCGCACGCCCGCGGCCAGCACACACAGCATCACGGACGACGCGCGCTCCGCCCTCGCCAAAATCGCCACGAGCACCATCCAGACGGTGAACGAGGCCATCGACCGGGTCGAGGACGTCGTGCGCACGCCGGACGAGAGCGCCGATGCCGCGCCGCCGGCCGAGGCGGCTCCCGCCGAGGAGCAGCCGCGCGGCGACCGCCCGCGTCGGAGCCGCGGGGGCCGGGGGCGCGCGTCGTCCGCGACCGCCGAGCCGGCGACGCCGACGCCCGTCGACGAGGCGCCGTCCGCTCCCGCCGAGGACCCGACGCCGGCCGACGCTCCCGTGGAGGAGCCCGCCCTGTCGACGCTCGAGCCGCGCGAGGCCATCCGCCTGGAACCCGTGCAGATCCTCGACATCCCGGTCGCGAGCACCCGCACGGCTCCGCGCCGCGTGAGCTCGGCCGACGCGGAGCAGCTCCTCGGCTCCGTGCTCGACGCGCTGCCGCAGCCCAAGGAGCCCGGCCAGGGGCGTTCGCGCAGCCGTCGGGTCTCGACGCAGACGCTGACGACGCCGGCCCCGGCCGACGACGCGAGCTGA
- a CDS encoding DUF4031 domain-containing protein codes for MSVLLDRPAWPAHGRLWAHLVSDASLEELHAFARAAGIPERAFDRDHYDVPEERHAELVARGAEPVSNRDLVRRLQASGLRVTQRERRAPRS; via the coding sequence ATGAGCGTGCTCCTCGACCGACCGGCCTGGCCGGCGCACGGGCGTCTGTGGGCGCACCTCGTGAGCGACGCCTCGCTCGAGGAGCTGCATGCCTTCGCCCGCGCGGCCGGGATCCCGGAGCGCGCCTTCGATCGCGACCACTACGACGTGCCCGAGGAGCGGCACGCGGAGCTGGTGGCGCGCGGCGCCGAGCCGGTCTCGAACCGCGACCTGGTGCGCCGGCTGCAGGCGAGCGGGCTGCGGGTCACCCAGCGGGAGCGGCGCGCGCCTCGATCCTGA
- the rplU gene encoding 50S ribosomal protein L21 encodes MVYAVVRAGGRQEKVEVGTIVTMDRVKNQQSGKVVLPAVLLVDGDTITTDAAKLADVTVSAEILNDLRGPKIVIQKFKNKTGYKKRQGHRQDLTRVQVTEIN; translated from the coding sequence GTGGTTTACGCAGTTGTGCGCGCCGGCGGTCGGCAGGAGAAGGTCGAGGTCGGGACCATCGTGACGATGGACCGGGTCAAGAACCAGCAGAGCGGCAAGGTCGTGCTCCCCGCGGTCCTGCTCGTCGACGGCGACACCATCACCACGGACGCCGCCAAGCTCGCCGACGTCACCGTCAGCGCCGAGATCCTGAACGACCTCCGCGGTCCCAAGATCGTCATCCAGAAGTTCAAGAACAAGACCGGGTACAAGAAGCGCCAGGGGCACCGCCAGGACCTCACGCGCGTCCAGGTCACCGAGATCAACTAG
- the rpmA gene encoding 50S ribosomal protein L27, with protein MAHKKGASSTRNGRDSNAQRLGVKRFGGQVVGAGEIIVRQRGTHFHPGVNVGRGGDDTLFALSAGSVEFGVKGGRKVVNIVVPA; from the coding sequence ATGGCACACAAGAAGGGCGCGAGCTCTACCCGCAACGGCCGTGACTCGAACGCCCAGCGCCTCGGCGTGAAGCGCTTCGGCGGCCAGGTCGTCGGCGCCGGCGAGATCATCGTCCGCCAGCGCGGCACGCACTTCCACCCCGGCGTCAACGTCGGCCGTGGCGGCGACGACACGCTGTTCGCCCTCTCCGCCGGCTCGGTGGAGTTCGGCGTCAAGGGCGGCCGCAAGGTCGTCAACATCGTCGTCCCGGCCTAG